A single region of the Devosia sp. FJ2-5-3 genome encodes:
- a CDS encoding response regulator transcription factor has product MRILLIEDSRDIGDAIAAKLAREGYKVDRASDGLSGEDFAVSGSYDLVVLDINLPGKDGFAILQSMREARTPTPVLVITARNQVADKVSLLDLGADDYLVKPFDLLELTARIRAVIRRRNGVSQSINVHGPLRVDLGARAASLDGQPVDLGKREFELLELLVANFGNPVSKEQLVLRLFGHDDQGSPNAIELLVSRLRRKLEDSGIEIVTQRGVGYQIGLATTPATPR; this is encoded by the coding sequence ATGCGCATCCTCCTTATCGAAGACTCCCGCGACATTGGCGACGCTATCGCGGCCAAGCTCGCCCGCGAAGGCTACAAGGTCGACCGCGCCAGCGATGGCTTGAGCGGCGAGGACTTCGCTGTGAGCGGCAGCTATGACCTTGTCGTGCTCGATATCAACCTTCCGGGCAAGGATGGTTTCGCCATCCTGCAATCCATGCGCGAGGCCAGGACGCCGACCCCCGTGCTCGTCATTACGGCCCGCAATCAGGTCGCCGACAAGGTCAGCCTGCTCGACCTCGGCGCTGACGATTACCTGGTAAAGCCGTTCGATCTGCTCGAATTGACGGCCCGAATTCGCGCTGTGATCCGACGCAGGAACGGGGTCAGCCAGTCGATCAACGTGCATGGCCCGTTGCGGGTCGATCTGGGTGCCCGCGCCGCTTCGCTCGATGGCCAGCCGGTCGATCTCGGCAAGCGGGAATTCGAACTGCTGGAACTGCTGGTCGCCAATTTCGGCAATCCGGTCAGCAAGGAGCAGCTTGTGCTGCGCCTGTTCGGTCACGACGATCAGGGCTCACCCAATGCCATCGAGCTATTGGTGTCGCGCCTCAGGCGAAAGCTGGAAGATAGCGGCATCGAAATCGTCACCCAGCGTGGGGTCGGCTACCAGATCGGGCTTGCAACGACGCCTGCGACGCCCCGATGA